The Bacteroidota bacterium nucleotide sequence TTTGGCAAATTCCATGATTTCAGGAAGCCTGGACATGGTCCCGTCTTCATTGGTCAGTTCGCATAAAACTGCACAATCTCCTAAACCGGACAGTTTCACCAGGTCGACGCTGCCTTCGGTATGGCCCCTCCTGTTGAAGACTCCGTTATTACTGGCCAATAAAGGGAATACGTGGCCCGGACTGGCCAGGTCGGCCTGTGTGGCTTTTTCTGATATTGCAGTTTTTATGGTGGTCGTTCTGTCTTTTGCCGAAACTCCTGTTGTTACGCCTTCTTTGGCTTCAATTGAAATGGTAAAGGCGGTCTGATATTTGCTTGTGTTATTTTCGACCATCGGCTTCAGTCCAAGCTTTCTGCATTTATCTTCTGTCAGGCAAAGGCAGACTATCCCGCTGCAATGGCGGATCATTAAAGCCATATCTTTTTCCGTCATTTTC carries:
- the ribB gene encoding 3,4-dihydroxy-2-butanone-4-phosphate synthase, with protein sequence MNTLSFFGKTGNERVENAIKKLQQGYGVLLVDDDNRENEGDIIYSAGKMTEKDMALMIRHCSGIVCLCLTEDKCRKLGLKPMVENNTSKYQTAFTISIEAKEGVTTGVSAKDRTTTIKTAISEKATQADLASPGHVFPLLASNNGVFNRRGHTEGSVDLVKLSGLGDCAVLCELTNEDGTMSRLPEIMEFAKEHDMTVVSIEDICQYRKMKEEKPEISGILN